From a region of the Terriglobia bacterium genome:
- a CDS encoding 2-hydroxyacyl-CoA dehydratase has protein sequence MSATVPSLGIERTFDRYAELIQDLSFPSVRRWKDENRRPVIGYFPVYAPLELIHACGMLPVGLNGAGDQLDIQHADARFGSFICSIVKTTLEMGLTGHLDLFDGLLFSSICDSARNLAFVMKRNFPQKFVEFLHLPHNPSSPASAEFLCAEYARLREGLEAVGGRRADDAALSQAIALYNENRTLTRQLYRFRSENPHRLRTSDLYAVVRAGNFLPVEEHNGCLAQALAEAVQNGAKPRDSVRVLVEGSFCEQPPLQLIKLIEQAGCYVVEDDFILGPRWFTGDIPKSGDPLLELAKSYLDLSVYSSVRHDARKPRHKELIAKARRNRAQAVILLVAKFCEPAYFDYVLYKRELEAAGIPHLLVEFEEKMFTFERLQNEVETFVESLLFD, from the coding sequence TTGAGCGCGACCGTGCCGTCGCTGGGGATAGAACGAACGTTCGATAGATACGCGGAGCTGATCCAGGACCTGAGCTTCCCCTCCGTCCGGCGTTGGAAGGACGAGAACCGGCGCCCGGTGATCGGCTACTTTCCCGTGTATGCGCCCCTGGAGCTGATCCACGCCTGCGGCATGCTGCCGGTGGGGCTCAACGGCGCGGGCGACCAACTCGACATCCAGCACGCCGACGCGCGCTTCGGCTCGTTCATCTGCTCCATCGTCAAGACCACGCTGGAGATGGGCCTGACCGGCCACCTCGACCTGTTCGACGGCCTGCTCTTCTCCTCCATCTGCGATTCGGCGCGCAACCTGGCCTTCGTGATGAAACGCAACTTCCCGCAGAAATTTGTGGAATTCCTGCACCTGCCGCATAACCCCTCGTCCCCCGCCAGCGCGGAATTCCTGTGTGCGGAATACGCACGCTTGCGGGAGGGCCTGGAGGCCGTGGGCGGAAGACGCGCGGACGACGCGGCGTTGTCACAGGCGATCGCCCTCTACAACGAGAATCGCACGCTGACGCGGCAGCTCTACCGCTTCCGCTCCGAGAACCCTCACCGGCTACGCACATCGGACCTGTACGCCGTGGTGCGGGCCGGCAACTTCCTGCCCGTCGAGGAGCACAACGGCTGCCTGGCGCAAGCGCTGGCGGAAGCGGTCCAGAACGGCGCAAAGCCGCGGGACAGCGTTCGCGTTTTGGTGGAAGGCTCGTTCTGCGAGCAGCCGCCGCTGCAACTGATCAAGCTGATCGAACAGGCGGGATGCTACGTGGTAGAGGACGACTTCATCCTCGGCCCACGCTGGTTCACGGGAGACATTCCGAAGAGCGGAGACCCGCTCCTGGAGCTCGCCAAGAGCTACCTTGACCTGTCGGTGTATTCCTCCGTCCGCCACGATGCGCGCAAGCCCCGGCACAAGGAGCTGATCGCCAAGGCGAGGCGCAACCGCGCGCAAGCGGTGATCCTGCTGGTGGCGAAGTTCTGCGAGCCGGCCTACTTCGACTACGTGCTGTACAAGCGCGAACTGGAAGCCGCCGGCATCCCTCATCTTCTGGTCGAGTTCGAGGAAAAAATGTTCACCTTCGAGCGCCTCCAGAACGAGGTCGAGACCTTTGTGGAGTCGTTGCTGTTCGATTGA
- a CDS encoding 2-hydroxyacyl-CoA dehydratase family protein has protein sequence MTQARSEYRGQIHQRQKELMLKWYERLDEAARTGSPPTAAMMISGNCVELLEGFGAVPLYPEINALQLAIRHQSLEPILVAEELGYAADNCAYVKADIGAYLKGLTPADGKLPTPSLVLCNFVGCNTYIKWFEHVAELQGAPLYMLDVPFLRTDEPSRADIDYVIRQLKEVVQRLEEITGRKFDYDRFQQAVRCSSRVEDLWSKIKHLARLTPSPFDAYFDAITLMGPLYVYRATPEGVEFFEIALKEMEEKVAGGQGIYDAEKFRVVIEGPPPYPYFRTFRDMFAKWKACAVASTYSTVGGLWEFGARHDPEHPFEAVALHMLAQNVTNRNYLQRYEQIRRYVEEWNAHGLIIHFVKSCRLFSAGQGDMRDYFTKTLGIPTLYLESDLEDPRYFAEAQTRNRIDAFFESLEHQHLTRMHQEAR, from the coding sequence ATGACGCAGGCGCGAAGCGAGTACCGCGGGCAGATCCACCAGAGACAGAAAGAGCTGATGCTGAAGTGGTACGAGCGCCTGGACGAGGCTGCGCGGACCGGCAGCCCGCCCACGGCCGCAATGATGATCTCCGGCAATTGCGTCGAGCTGCTGGAGGGATTCGGCGCCGTGCCCCTCTATCCGGAGATCAACGCGCTGCAACTCGCCATCCGGCACCAGTCGCTCGAGCCGATCCTGGTAGCGGAGGAGCTGGGCTACGCCGCCGACAACTGCGCCTACGTGAAGGCCGACATCGGCGCCTACCTGAAGGGCCTGACCCCCGCCGATGGCAAGCTGCCGACGCCTTCGCTGGTGCTGTGCAACTTCGTCGGCTGCAACACCTACATCAAGTGGTTCGAGCACGTCGCGGAGCTGCAGGGCGCACCGTTGTACATGCTCGACGTGCCTTTCCTGCGGACCGACGAGCCGTCGCGGGCCGATATCGACTACGTTATCCGGCAACTGAAGGAAGTGGTGCAGCGACTGGAGGAGATCACCGGCCGAAAATTCGATTACGACCGTTTCCAGCAGGCCGTGCGCTGCTCCAGCCGGGTCGAGGATCTGTGGTCGAAGATCAAGCACCTGGCCCGCCTGACGCCCTCACCTTTCGACGCCTATTTCGACGCCATCACGCTCATGGGCCCGCTCTACGTGTACCGCGCCACGCCTGAGGGCGTGGAATTCTTCGAGATCGCGCTGAAGGAGATGGAAGAGAAGGTCGCCGGGGGGCAGGGCATCTACGACGCGGAGAAATTCCGCGTCGTGATCGAGGGCCCGCCGCCGTACCCGTATTTCCGCACCTTCCGCGACATGTTCGCCAAGTGGAAGGCTTGCGCGGTGGCCTCGACCTATTCGACCGTCGGCGGGTTGTGGGAGTTCGGCGCTCGCCACGATCCCGAGCACCCCTTCGAGGCGGTCGCGCTGCACATGCTGGCGCAGAACGTCACCAACCGGAACTACCTGCAACGCTACGAGCAGATCCGGCGCTACGTCGAAGAGTGGAACGCGCACGGGCTGATCATCCACTTCGTGAAGAGCTGCCGGCTGTTCTCCGCGGGGCAGGGCGACATGCGCGACTACTTCACCAAGACGCTGGGCATCCCCACCCTGTACCTGGAATCGGACCTGGAAGATCCGCGCTATTTCGCCGAGGCGCAGACCAGGAACCGCATTGATGCGTTCTTCGAGTCGCTGGAACATCAGCACCTGACGCGCATGCACCAAGAGGCCAGATGA
- a CDS encoding acyl-CoA dehydratase activase, whose translation MRFAAGVDVGSTQTKSVIMRDNGDRGPEVVARALVDTGANVQKAAEHGFQQAWRDAGLSPQDVGFVVGTGYGRYKITFGNAQMTEISCHARGAHFLFPGTRTVIDMGGQDSKAISVGKDGEVLDFVMNDKCAAGTGRFLANAAEVMGLSLDEVGPMSLKGTKPVKITTVCTVFVESDILSYLAQEKKAEDILRGVNLAIARRTVSLARRVPIEPDITLTGGVAKNIGMVKALEEVLNVTLQVSPDAHFVGAIGAALFALEKMDQSFETGIWRSAHATGSGH comes from the coding sequence ATGAGATTCGCAGCCGGAGTGGACGTGGGTTCCACGCAAACCAAGTCGGTGATCATGCGCGATAACGGCGACCGCGGCCCCGAGGTGGTGGCTCGCGCGCTGGTGGATACCGGCGCCAACGTGCAGAAGGCGGCAGAGCACGGCTTCCAACAGGCATGGCGCGACGCCGGCCTATCGCCACAGGATGTCGGTTTCGTGGTAGGCACCGGCTACGGACGGTACAAGATCACCTTCGGCAATGCGCAGATGACGGAGATCAGCTGCCACGCTCGCGGGGCCCACTTCCTGTTTCCCGGTACGCGCACGGTGATCGACATGGGCGGACAGGACTCAAAAGCCATCAGCGTGGGCAAGGACGGCGAGGTGCTCGACTTTGTCATGAACGATAAGTGCGCCGCGGGGACCGGGCGCTTCCTGGCCAACGCGGCGGAGGTCATGGGGCTTTCGCTGGACGAGGTCGGGCCGATGTCGCTGAAGGGCACCAAGCCGGTGAAGATCACGACGGTGTGCACGGTGTTCGTGGAGTCCGACATCCTGTCGTACCTGGCGCAGGAGAAAAAGGCGGAAGACATTCTGCGCGGCGTGAACCTGGCCATCGCCCGGCGGACGGTGTCGCTGGCCCGCCGCGTGCCCATCGAGCCGGACATCACCTTGACCGGAGGCGTAGCGAAGAACATAGGCATGGTCAAGGCGTTAGAGGAAGTCCTGAATGTAACGCTTCAAGTCAGCCCGGACGCGCATTTCGTGGGCGCCATCGGGGCCGCGCTGTTCGCGCTGGAGAAGATGGACCAGAGCTTCGAGACCGGCATTTGGAGGAGCGCGCATGCGACTGGTAGCGGGCATTGA
- a CDS encoding acyl-CoA dehydratase activase: protein MRLVAGIDIGSGITKAVVIQADGDARPRVIGRGTVKTGVQLERAAHEALELASQQAGIKLTEAYIATTGFGRYAASFRDIQITDITSAARGARFLVPRTTTVLDIGSQSTRAIRLTEAGRVAQFKSNDKCAAGSGSFIVRAAKYLEIRLEDVGELAVKAENPQPISSVCAVLAESEIINHVSAGVSVEDIVRGIYDSLADRASLLLRRVGMGNELTFIGGVARQRGMVKALESRLGVPVHVPEGSDEVCAIGAALLGLKRVESRKGEPVPAGR, encoded by the coding sequence ATGCGACTGGTAGCGGGCATTGATATCGGGTCGGGGATCACCAAGGCAGTCGTTATCCAGGCGGATGGTGACGCGAGGCCGAGAGTGATCGGGCGGGGAACGGTAAAGACCGGGGTGCAGCTCGAGCGCGCCGCCCATGAGGCCCTGGAGCTGGCGTCGCAGCAGGCCGGGATCAAGCTGACCGAGGCCTACATCGCGACCACCGGCTTCGGCCGCTATGCCGCCTCCTTCCGCGACATCCAGATCACCGACATCACCAGCGCCGCCCGGGGCGCTCGCTTCCTGGTCCCGCGGACCACGACCGTACTGGACATCGGCAGCCAGTCCACACGGGCCATCCGCCTGACCGAGGCCGGCCGTGTCGCGCAGTTCAAGAGCAACGACAAGTGCGCGGCGGGCTCGGGCAGTTTCATCGTGCGCGCCGCCAAATACCTGGAGATCCGCCTGGAGGACGTTGGCGAGCTGGCGGTAAAAGCGGAGAACCCGCAGCCCATCTCGAGCGTCTGCGCGGTGCTGGCGGAGAGCGAGATCATCAACCACGTCAGCGCGGGGGTGAGCGTGGAAGACATCGTGCGCGGCATCTACGATTCACTCGCCGACCGCGCCTCCCTGCTGCTGAGGCGTGTGGGCATGGGCAACGAGCTTACCTTCATCGGCGGCGTGGCCCGGCAGCGCGGGATGGTGAAGGCGCTGGAATCGCGCCTGGGCGTGCCCGTGCACGTGCCCGAGGGCAGCGATGAGGTCTGCGCCATCGGCGCCGCACTGCTTGGCCTGAAGCGTGTCGAATCACGCAAAGGAGAACCTGTTCCGGCCGGGCGGTGA
- a CDS encoding aromatic ring-hydroxylating dioxygenase subunit alpha — protein sequence MNVDPNQARAWTLPSNLYTDPTVLAEEKDKIFARTWQVVGHIRQLANPGDYLTTELVGEPLLVVRDNAGELRAFYNVCRHRAGPPAEGCGSRKVFRCGYHGWTYSLEGKLLNAPEMEGTENFRHEEIGLVPIRVEEWSGLVFVNLDDRCPSLAHTLGELPQQAARFGFDRMQLFYRRDYLMDCNWKTYIDNFLEGYHLPSVHPGLNRELDYGNYLTETCAGYSRQLSPIRGAENAADGPRRYQQQSGSDVAEYFWVFPNWMLNCYPDNVSLNIVLPLGPEKCVAKFEWCFPEETFVTGLPQQTVEFSDSVQMEDGHICEVVQKNLRSRSYHRGRYSAKQEKCLHHFHTLYAQMMETPVVNRQRAAK from the coding sequence ATGAATGTCGATCCGAACCAGGCCCGCGCCTGGACCCTTCCCTCGAACCTCTACACCGATCCCACCGTGCTTGCCGAGGAGAAAGACAAGATCTTCGCGCGCACGTGGCAGGTCGTCGGACACATCCGCCAGCTCGCGAATCCAGGCGACTACCTGACCACAGAACTGGTTGGAGAACCGCTGCTAGTCGTCCGCGACAACGCCGGAGAACTGCGCGCCTTTTACAACGTCTGCCGGCATCGCGCCGGACCGCCTGCGGAGGGCTGTGGTTCGCGCAAGGTCTTCCGCTGCGGCTATCACGGCTGGACCTACTCCCTCGAAGGGAAGCTGCTGAACGCGCCGGAGATGGAGGGCACCGAGAACTTTCGCCACGAGGAGATCGGCCTAGTCCCGATCCGGGTCGAGGAGTGGTCGGGGCTGGTGTTCGTGAATCTTGACGACCGCTGTCCGTCGCTCGCGCACACTCTCGGCGAGCTGCCGCAGCAAGCGGCACGCTTCGGCTTCGATCGCATGCAGTTGTTCTATCGCCGCGATTACCTCATGGACTGCAACTGGAAGACCTACATCGACAACTTCCTCGAGGGATACCACTTGCCCAGCGTGCATCCCGGCCTGAACCGCGAGCTGGACTACGGCAATTACCTCACCGAGACCTGCGCCGGTTACTCGCGGCAACTGAGCCCCATCCGCGGGGCGGAAAATGCCGCCGACGGCCCGCGGCGATACCAGCAGCAATCGGGCAGCGATGTGGCCGAATACTTCTGGGTCTTTCCCAACTGGATGCTCAACTGCTACCCCGATAACGTCTCGCTCAACATCGTCCTCCCGCTTGGACCGGAGAAGTGCGTGGCGAAGTTCGAGTGGTGTTTTCCGGAGGAGACGTTCGTGACCGGCCTGCCGCAGCAGACGGTGGAGTTCAGCGACTCAGTGCAGATGGAAGACGGGCACATTTGCGAGGTCGTGCAGAAGAACCTGCGCTCGCGCAGCTACCACCGCGGGCGGTACTCGGCGAAGCAGGAGAAATGCCTGCACCACTTCCACACCCTGTACGCGCAAATGATGGAGACACCGGTCGTCAATCGCCAGCGGGCGGCGAAATAA